Below is a window of Aeromonas veronii DNA.
TACAGACCCCCAACACGGCCACCATCAGCCACTGCTCCCGATAGGCGAACAGGAACATCCCCAGCATCAGCGCCATAAAGGTCGACTCGGTATAACCGGAGACGAAGTAGGCGGAAAAGGGGGAGAAGGCGAGCAGCCAGACGCCGAAGCGGGCGGTATCGTCACCCAGCTTTAGCTGACGCAGCACCAGCAGCATCAGCGGCAAACTGGCGAAGAAGGAGGTGTTGGCCACAATGATGAGGCCGATCAGGCTCTCGACATTGAACAGGTTGGAGATGGCACCGGAGACCATCGGATAGAGCGGCATAAAGGCCCAGTTGGCCGCATTGCCCTTGCTCAGCCAGCGCGGGTAGAGGTCGTAGCCGTTTTCGATGATGCGCTGGAACCAGACGCAGTCGAACTGGCAATAGGCTTGCAGTGGCCCGATACCGGGAGTGCCATAGAGCTGGACACCGAAGTAGCCCATGCCATACAGCGCCACCCGGCTTAGCATGAAGGCGGCGATGATCATCAGCCAGTCACGGCCGCTGATGCGCAGTGACGGGCGATAGGGCTGTGCAGCCCCGGTGAGCGGGGCGGTATTGGTCATATCATTCATCAGGCAAAAACCCAGACGCGAGAGAGAACGTAAGTGAGGACGGTAACGGTCAGGGTGGCGATGACCACCGGCAGCAGACCGGAGAGCCCCGCAAACAGCAGGCCGCTCAGGATCAGGTTACGCACCGCCAGCGAGAAGAGGGCGACCAGCAGAAACTTGCTGGCGGCTCCCTGCTTCTGGAAGGTGATGTAGCGGTGACCAAAGAAGGAGAACCAGAACGCGATGGCAAAAGCCAGCGTGGTGACCAGATGCTCCGAGATGGTGGGCCAGGTATGAAACAGTGCGATGGAGGTGCCAAGGTCGACGAGGGTGGCCCCCCCGCCGACAAAACCGAAACGTACCAGCCGCCAGAATTCCTCGCGGGAGATCATTGAGGCGCTTGCTCCTGCTGCTCTTGCTGATTGTTCTCAGCGTTCTGCGGTGTGGCCGCATCCTGCTTGGCATACTGGCCATAGACCCCTTCAATGAGGTAGACCGGGCGCTGCTTCACTTCTACAAACATGCGGCCGATGTACTCGCCGATGATGCCGAGCGACAGCAGCTGGATACCGCCGAGGAACAGCACCACGGACATCAGGGAGGCGTAACCGGGCACGTCGATGCCGAAGAAGACCACCTGGGTCACGATCTTGAGGATATAGAGGAAGGCAACGAAGGAGACGCCGACACCCACATAGCTCCAGACCCGCAGCGGCCAGCTGGAGAAGCTGAGCAGGCCGTCGAGGGCGAAGTTCCACAGTTTCCAGTAGTTGAACTTGGTTTCACCGGCGTGACGGGCCGGGCGCTCGTAGGGGACGCCAACGGCACGGAAACCGGCCCAGGCAAACAGACCCTTCATGAAGCGATTGCGTTCAGGCAGCAGCTTGATCGCCTCGACCACGCGACGGTCGATCAGGCGGAAGTCACCGGCGTTCTCCGGCAGCTTGGTGCTGGTGGAGAGCGCGTTGAAGAAGCGGTAGAAGCCACCGGCCGTCAGGCGCTTCATCGGGGTATCGGCGCTGCGATCGACGCGGATGCCGTAGACGGTGTCATAGTCACCGGTCTGCCACAGTTTGACGAACTCCAGGATCAGGGCGGGCGGGTCTTGCAGATCCACATCCATCGGCACGATGGCGTCCCCTTTGGCCTGATGCAGACCGGCGGTCAGGGCCGCCTCTTTACCAAAGTTGCGGGCCAGGTTGACCAGGGTTACGCGCGGATCGCGGGCGATGGCCTGCTCGACCACTTCACGGGTGCGATCACGGCTGCCATCGTTGACGAATACAATTTCAAGCTGGTCTTTCAGCGGGGCCAGTTCGTTGTCTATCGCGTTGATGAAGGCATCGATGCTCTCTTCCTCGTTGTAAACGGGAACGACCAGAGAGAGTCGAAAATCTGGATACGACATAAGAACGTCCTTATTGGATAGTAGTTTTTATAAAACGGTGTTCAGGGCAAATATCACTGGGCAACGGTCAGGCGCACTGATTGAACGTTGATGGGGGTTGGTGCCGAGAGCGCCAGAAAATTGGGGCGCTTGGGATCTGCCGTGAGCGAGTCACCGGGCAGACTGAGGCGGATTTCGTTGATGCCCGCTTTGGCCAGTTTCACAGTGGTGGTGAAGTCGTGACCGAGCGCCACCTGCAACAGGGCACCGGCTTCCGGGCTGTTGATGCGGGCCTGTACGGTAAGCTGATCCGGATTGGCCGCCTGCTTGGGCAGCACGAAGTAGAGACCGCCCTGACCGGTGAGCAGAGTGCCTTCATCGCTCGGCTTCTTGGCCCAGCCTTCGCTGGAGAGGAAGCGGCTCGGTTTGGTCAGATTGAGCTCGTTACCCGGCTGGTAGGTCATGCTGGAGTTATGTTCCCAGAAGCGGGTCTTGCCTTCCAGATAATAGAGTTTGTAGGCCAGGCTCACGTTGGGGTGAGCAGCCAGATAGAGGGTGTAAAGATAAAAACCGCTTAACGCCAGAATGGCAGTCAAAAAACCGAACTTTTTGTACGTCATATCACTCTCTACGCCTGACAGAATGGGTAGGCCGATGTTGCGCATATGCTAATCCAATTGCAAAAAAAGCATAGTGGATCACAAAAAAAAATTTGGTCACATATTAACCCTTTTTTCCCCTTGTTCCAAACGTTGCGGTTTTCTGGTCAAACAGACCTGGCGTGGGCAAGTCGCCTGTGGCAAGGGGCACTCCGGCGGGCAGTTTGGCTGATATGGTTGCTTTGCAGCGTTATTGTCTAGCTGATTCGATACACATCTGGCCTCTATCGCCATTTTGCGGGGGGCGATTTATGATGACTCACCGTTTCGTCAAGGATGATATATGAAGTGGATCTGCTATTGCCTGTGCCTGTTGTTTGGATTATGGGCGCCAATGGCATTGGCCAAGGCCCTGTGTTCCGAGCCCATTCGGGTCGGTTACGATAACTGGCCCCCTTACCATTACTATCAGGCCGACACACCGCAACAGGTGCGCGGTTATGCCGCCGAGGTGCTGACGGCGGTGCTCTCTTCCATGGGCTGCAAGATCAACTATGTGGAGTTGCCCTGGAAGCGGGTGCTCCATGAGATGGCCTATGGTGAGATTGATATGGCGATGGAGGCGAACATCAACGATGAGCGCACCCGTTATGCCTGGTTTTCTGACTCCTACAACCCGGGACGTACCTTGCTGTGGATCCGTAAGGACAGCCACTATCCCGAGCAGGATCTGGCGAGCTGGCTGGCCAGTGGCTACACCCTCGGCGTCACCAAAGAGTACTTTTATGGTGATGAGGTGATGTCGCTGCTCGCTCGCTATGCCAAACAGGTGAGTGCGGTGAGCGACAAACAGAATGTCGAGAAGCTGGCCCGCAGGCGTATCGATGGCTTCCTCGGTGACGCACTGGCCACCCCCAGCGCCCTTAACAAGGAGGGGATGAGCGGTCAGTTCACCAGTCACCCCATGGTGGTTTACGAATCGCCGAGCTGCTTTATGTTGAGCAAGCGGCGCTTTTCGCCGCAGTTCTTGCAACAGTTCAATCAGGCGTTAGCCCGGTTCAAGGAGACGGATGCGTATGACATTATCTGGCAACGTTATGCCCCCGGGCGCTAGCAAAGTATTGGCCGTTCACGCATCATGAGCGGCCTTAGCATCGGGTCTGCCTGTCAGGCCTGACAGAGTGAACAAACCGTTTTGAGGTATCCATGGGGATGAAGTATTGGCTGGCCCTTGCCAATCTGATGTGGTTGGGATGTTTGCCCGCTGGCGCGGTACATGCGACCGACGCGCAAGTAGTGGTGGCGGCCAGTGAGACCGGACACGACTGGTATCAGGGCCGTCAGGCCGAACAGGCCCGTGTCGAGCTGGAGCAGCAGTTACAAGAGGCTGTGCTGGCGCAACTGCACCCCGATTTTTTCACCTTGTGGCAGCGTCTGAAGGCTGCACCAGCCGCCAAACAGGGTGCCACCTATGACGACATTTTTGCCAAGCTGAGTCGTTTCCAGCATGCCTGGCGGGGGATGGATCTGGTCTCTCGCGAGCAGATGAATACCCTCAAGCTCGATTTGAACCGTCCTGTGGTGACCAAGCCCAGCGATGAGGATCTGCTCACCCAAGTGAAATCCCTGCGCCCCCAGGTGGCGGAATACGAGGCGGTGCGAGCCAAAGTGCACAAGTTGCTGGCGATGCCGATGGCCAGCAAATGGCCGACTCTCGATATGCCGACCCTGCGTGCCGGAGAGAGCTCAGCCGAGCTTGGCCAGATCCGCGCCATGCTCAACGAGCTGGGCGACAGTGCCCCGAGCCATGGTGATCAGATTTACGATGGTGACACCGAGCAGGCCATTAAACAGTTCCAGCGTCGTCATGGTCTCACCGCAGACGGCATCATCGGCCGTCAGACCCGTTCCTGGCTCAATACCGGCCCGCAAGTGCGCGCCAGCTTGCTGCTGCGCAACCTGTGGCGTCGCGATCTGGTGGATCAGCTCGCCGGTGGCCGCTACGTGCTGGTCAATATTCCCGACTACCGCCTGAGCGTGGTGGAGTCCGGCAACGAGGTATTCACCAGCCGGGTCATCGTCGGCAAGGAGCAGCGGGCTACTCCCATTCTGGCCAGCGAAATTCGCTCCATCGTGCTCAACCCCTCCTGGCATGTGCCGCGCTCGATCCTGAGCAAGGACATCCTGCCCAAGCTGGGTCGCGATCCCGCCTATCTGAGTCGCGAGCAGTTCGAGGTGATCGACAGCGAGGGCAATCCGGTCCAGTTCACCGAAGAGGGGTGGCATCAGGCGCTGGCCGCCGGTTTCCCCTATCGCCTGCGGCAAAAGCCGGGGGATCACAATGCCCTGGGGCGCTACAAGTTCTACCTGCCCAACAATGACGCCATCTATCTGCACTCCACCCCGCGCAAGGCGCTGTTCGAGCAAGGGGCGCGCGCCTTCAGTTCGGGCTGCATCCGGGTGGAGCAAGCGGACGATCTGGCCGAGCTGTTGCTGGCAGATTCCCGTTATCAGCCGGACAAGGTGGCCAATATCCTCAAGGAGAGCCAGACCAAATGGTTGCCGCTCACCACGCCGATCCCGGTCTTTACCGTCTACTGGAGTAGCTGGATCGACGAAAATGGCCGCCAGCAGCTGCGCAACGACATCTACGGATTTGATCGGGTCAGCTTCCAGAGCCGCCTGCTGTGATCCCTGCCACAGAGTGAAAAGCCCGGCCTGTGCCGGGCTTTTCTATGGGCGATTGAGGTTTGACAGGCCCCCCGCCGGAGGGTAGTTTCAAGCGCCTGTATCACATTCACTCAGTGATCTTATTCAACTATTTTTTCGCTTGAATATTTTCGTTTGAAGCTGCGATGGACGAACCCCTTATGCTGGAACAAAAGATAAGTCGACGTCGCCTGTTGTTGGGAGCCGGTTGCCTGCTGGGTAGCTCGCTGATCTCCTTCCCTGCACTGGCAAGCCGCAGTACCACTGGGCGTGAACTCAGTTTCTTCAATCTCAATACCGGCGAGCGGGTACGCGCCAGTTATTGGGAGAATGGCCGTTATCTGAGCGATGGATTGGCCGAGCTTAACCACATCTTCCGCGATTACCGCCGCAATGAAGTGTTCAGCATCGATAAGAAGCTGTTTGATCAGCTGTTCCTGTTGCAGCACAAGCTGGGCCAGCGCAGCGAAATCCAGCTGATCTCCGGCTATCGCGCCCCGGAGACCAATCGTCAGAAGCGCCACAAGAGCCGCGGCGTGGCCAAGCACAGCTACCACACCTTGGGGCAGGCGGTGGATGTGCGGATCCCCGGCGTACAGCTGGCCCATCTGCGCAAGGCGGCCCTCAATCTCAAGGTGGGTGGGGTCGGCTACTATCCCCGCGATAACTTCGTTCACCTCGATACCGGCCCGGTACGAAGCTGGTAAAGGGGTGGGCAAGCTGTCAAGCTCTTCCCATCGGTGAGGAGATAGCGATGAAAAAGATAGTGATTGGCGGCCTGATCGCCCTGTTGTTGACCGGTTGCAGCAAGCTCAACCGCGAAAATTACGACCAGTTGAAGATGGGGATGAGTTACGCCGAAGCCAGCACCATTCTTGGCAAGGCGGAGCGCTGTGATGACGTGCTGGGTACTACCAGCTGCCTCTGGGGTGGGGAAGGGAAGAACATCAAGATCCGCTTTATCGCCGACAAGGCGACCTTCTTCAGCTCGGAAGGGATTAACTGAGTCGTAGCTGGGTGGGTAAAACAGCACTGCCATGAAAAAAGCGCCACTCGGGCGCTTTTTTGTTGCTCGCAATCCAACCTGCCTCGCCAGAAGCTGGCGTACTCAGTGGGTCGCGTACTGGTAGTTGAAGGTGGGCAATCCCCACTTGAAGCGAACCGCCAGCAGCCGCAGTACAAAGCCGATCCCGATGGAACCGAACGCGGCCCAGTTAGTCGGCAAGCCCTGATCCAGCGCCAGACAGTAGAGCGCTGCGGTGATCAGCGAAATGGCGGCATAGAGCTCGCGACGAAACACCAGCGGAATGCGCTGGCACAGCAGATCCCGCAGCACCCCGCCAAAGACACCGGTCACCACCGCCATGATGCAGGCAATGCCGGCGCCGTGGCCCATCTCCAGCGCACGGGCGGCACCGAAGATGGAGAAGACCACCAGTCCCAGGGCATCGAGGGCCATGAACAGCTTGCCGAGATAGCGCATCAGGGGGGCGGAGACCACTCCCACCATTGCTGCGGCGGCAACCAGCAGCACATACTCCGGATGCTCAATCCAGAGCAGCGGATAGTGGCCCAGCAGCACATCGCGAATGGTGCCGCCACCGATGGCCGTCGCCGAGGCGATGATCACCACACCAAACAGATCCATCCGTCGCCGGCCCGCAGCCAGCGCGCCGGTCATCCCTTCGGCCACCAAGCCCACCAAGAAGAGTGCATGTAACATGAGATATCCCAGGGAATGAAAAGCCCCGAATCCTACCAACTCGTGTCATATGGGACAAGCGATCGAATGCATGCATTAATTTAACTCATGCTAAATGCAAAAAAGGCACCGTTTCGGGTGCCTTTTCTAATCAAGGTTCAAGGGTTAGCGCCCCAACTGCTCCTGCCGGTAGTGATCGACCCACATGGCGGTGGCGCCGCAGATAGCGACCGGCATCAC
It encodes the following:
- a CDS encoding glycosyltransferase family 2 protein, giving the protein MSYPDFRLSLVVPVYNEEESIDAFINAIDNELAPLKDQLEIVFVNDGSRDRTREVVEQAIARDPRVTLVNLARNFGKEAALTAGLHQAKGDAIVPMDVDLQDPPALILEFVKLWQTGDYDTVYGIRVDRSADTPMKRLTAGGFYRFFNALSTSTKLPENAGDFRLIDRRVVEAIKLLPERNRFMKGLFAWAGFRAVGVPYERPARHAGETKFNYWKLWNFALDGLLSFSSWPLRVWSYVGVGVSFVAFLYILKIVTQVVFFGIDVPGYASLMSVVLFLGGIQLLSLGIIGEYIGRMFVEVKQRPVYLIEGVYGQYAKQDAATPQNAENNQQEQQEQAPQ
- a CDS encoding GtrA family protein, which encodes MISREEFWRLVRFGFVGGGATLVDLGTSIALFHTWPTISEHLVTTLAFAIAFWFSFFGHRYITFQKQGAASKFLLVALFSLAVRNLILSGLLFAGLSGLLPVVIATLTVTVLTYVLSRVWVFA
- a CDS encoding L,D-transpeptidase family protein produces the protein MGMKYWLALANLMWLGCLPAGAVHATDAQVVVAASETGHDWYQGRQAEQARVELEQQLQEAVLAQLHPDFFTLWQRLKAAPAAKQGATYDDIFAKLSRFQHAWRGMDLVSREQMNTLKLDLNRPVVTKPSDEDLLTQVKSLRPQVAEYEAVRAKVHKLLAMPMASKWPTLDMPTLRAGESSAELGQIRAMLNELGDSAPSHGDQIYDGDTEQAIKQFQRRHGLTADGIIGRQTRSWLNTGPQVRASLLLRNLWRRDLVDQLAGGRYVLVNIPDYRLSVVESGNEVFTSRVIVGKEQRATPILASEIRSIVLNPSWHVPRSILSKDILPKLGRDPAYLSREQFEVIDSEGNPVQFTEEGWHQALAAGFPYRLRQKPGDHNALGRYKFYLPNNDAIYLHSTPRKALFEQGARAFSSGCIRVEQADDLAELLLADSRYQPDKVANILKESQTKWLPLTTPIPVFTVYWSSWIDENGRQQLRNDIYGFDRVSFQSRLL
- a CDS encoding DUF3862 domain-containing protein yields the protein MKKIVIGGLIALLLTGCSKLNRENYDQLKMGMSYAEASTILGKAERCDDVLGTTSCLWGGEGKNIKIRFIADKATFFSSEGIN
- a CDS encoding transporter substrate-binding domain-containing protein; protein product: MKWICYCLCLLFGLWAPMALAKALCSEPIRVGYDNWPPYHYYQADTPQQVRGYAAEVLTAVLSSMGCKINYVELPWKRVLHEMAYGEIDMAMEANINDERTRYAWFSDSYNPGRTLLWIRKDSHYPEQDLASWLASGYTLGVTKEYFYGDEVMSLLARYAKQVSAVSDKQNVEKLARRRIDGFLGDALATPSALNKEGMSGQFTSHPMVVYESPSCFMLSKRRFSPQFLQQFNQALARFKETDAYDIIWQRYAPGR
- a CDS encoding DUF882 domain-containing protein, with the protein product MLEQKISRRRLLLGAGCLLGSSLISFPALASRSTTGRELSFFNLNTGERVRASYWENGRYLSDGLAELNHIFRDYRRNEVFSIDKKLFDQLFLLQHKLGQRSEIQLISGYRAPETNRQKRHKSRGVAKHSYHTLGQAVDVRIPGVQLAHLRKAALNLKVGGVGYYPRDNFVHLDTGPVRSW
- a CDS encoding trimeric intracellular cation channel family protein, which gives rise to MLHALFLVGLVAEGMTGALAAGRRRMDLFGVVIIASATAIGGGTIRDVLLGHYPLLWIEHPEYVLLVAAAAMVGVVSAPLMRYLGKLFMALDALGLVVFSIFGAARALEMGHGAGIACIMAVVTGVFGGVLRDLLCQRIPLVFRRELYAAISLITAALYCLALDQGLPTNWAAFGSIGIGFVLRLLAVRFKWGLPTFNYQYATH